The following proteins are encoded in a genomic region of Apis mellifera strain DH4 linkage group LG14, Amel_HAv3.1, whole genome shotgun sequence:
- the LOC107965534 gene encoding protein Fer3-like isoform X1 gives MSYTESLWEINGNQTPVITADMSQYVSGELGSYPMWDSSVLYQAPPPSHSHVNEHGLYRQPCALLHQSRYTPNGRSPNLPSSTTKKPRRRVATVSQRRAANIRERRRMFNLNEAFDKLRRKVPTFAYEKRLSRIETLRLAITYIAFMGELLGIESNSPKPEYIPREYYLPN, from the exons ATGAGCTACACCGAATCGTTGTGGGAGATTAATGGAAATCAAACACCA GTGATTACAGCGGATATGTCGCAATACGTCAGCGGCGAACTTGGAAGCTATCCGATGTGGGACAGTTCTGTTTTATACCAAGCACCACCTCCTTCACACTCTCACGTAAACGAACATGGATTATATAGACAACCTTGTGCATTATTACATCaaag tcgCTATACACCTAATGGTAGATCTCCGAATCTTCCATCATCTACTACAAAGAAACCAAGACGTCGTGTAGCAACTGTTTCACAAAGAAGAGCAGCTAATATCCGTGAAAGGCGAAGAATGTTTAATTTGAATGAAGCCTTTGATAAATTACGTAGAAAA GTACCAACTTTCGCTTATGAAAAACGGCTCTCGAGAATCGAAACTCTACGTTTGGCTATTACATATATTGCATTCATGGGAGAATTACTTGGGATCGAATCGAATAGTCCAAAACCAGAATAT
- the LOC107965534 gene encoding protein Fer3-like isoform X2: MSQYVSGELGSYPMWDSSVLYQAPPPSHSHVNEHGLYRQPCALLHQSRYTPNGRSPNLPSSTTKKPRRRVATVSQRRAANIRERRRMFNLNEAFDKLRRKVPTFAYEKRLSRIETLRLAITYIAFMGELLGIESNSPKPEYIPREYYLPN; encoded by the exons ATGTCGCAATACGTCAGCGGCGAACTTGGAAGCTATCCGATGTGGGACAGTTCTGTTTTATACCAAGCACCACCTCCTTCACACTCTCACGTAAACGAACATGGATTATATAGACAACCTTGTGCATTATTACATCaaag tcgCTATACACCTAATGGTAGATCTCCGAATCTTCCATCATCTACTACAAAGAAACCAAGACGTCGTGTAGCAACTGTTTCACAAAGAAGAGCAGCTAATATCCGTGAAAGGCGAAGAATGTTTAATTTGAATGAAGCCTTTGATAAATTACGTAGAAAA GTACCAACTTTCGCTTATGAAAAACGGCTCTCGAGAATCGAAACTCTACGTTTGGCTATTACATATATTGCATTCATGGGAGAATTACTTGGGATCGAATCGAATAGTCCAAAACCAGAATAT